One Georgenia wutianyii DNA segment encodes these proteins:
- a CDS encoding type IV toxin-antitoxin system AbiEi family antitoxin domain-containing protein codes for MDRQRIEALAARRHQVLTRPEALAAGATDRELRHRVSTGAWQRAYPGVYVIHSGQLGWLTRVSAALAHAGPGAALSHSTAADWWFESPATREQRVGQPVEVSVPARRTVVAHAGLRVHRRRPMPGVFHGLVAAVRPDDTAIDLVARAATDDDVVGILTRATRRVVHPAALLLALERRDRVRGRRLVLEVLGEVAEGVESPLELRYRRDVGRAHGLPAADLQVRERLDGRWVRADCRYRGLGVRVELDGRLAHPGGRTDRDTWRDNAALLRSSELTLRYRWSHVAAAPCAVAAQVAQALRRGGWAGTPTRCGPACTLAGA; via the coding sequence ATGGACCGTCAGCGGATCGAGGCGCTCGCCGCGCGGCGGCACCAGGTGCTCACGCGACCCGAGGCGCTGGCCGCCGGGGCGACTGACCGCGAGCTGCGGCACCGCGTGTCCACAGGCGCGTGGCAGCGGGCCTACCCGGGCGTGTACGTCATCCACTCCGGGCAGCTCGGCTGGCTCACCCGGGTGTCCGCCGCCCTCGCCCACGCCGGGCCCGGCGCCGCCCTCTCGCACTCAACCGCAGCCGACTGGTGGTTCGAGTCCCCCGCCACCCGCGAGCAGCGCGTGGGGCAGCCGGTCGAGGTCAGCGTGCCGGCGCGGCGCACCGTGGTGGCGCACGCGGGTCTGCGGGTGCACCGCAGGCGCCCGATGCCGGGCGTCTTCCACGGCCTGGTCGCCGCCGTCCGCCCCGACGACACCGCGATCGACCTCGTCGCCCGCGCGGCGACGGACGACGACGTCGTCGGGATCCTCACGAGGGCGACGCGGCGCGTGGTGCACCCGGCCGCCCTCCTGCTCGCCCTCGAGCGCCGGGACCGGGTCCGTGGCCGGCGCCTCGTGCTCGAGGTGCTCGGTGAGGTGGCCGAGGGTGTGGAGTCACCTCTGGAGCTGCGGTACCGGCGGGACGTCGGGCGCGCCCACGGGCTCCCGGCCGCCGACCTGCAGGTGCGCGAGCGGCTCGACGGCCGTTGGGTCCGGGCCGACTGCCGCTACCGAGGGCTGGGGGTCCGGGTGGAGCTCGACGGCCGCCTGGCGCACCCCGGCGGGCGGACCGACCGGGACACCTGGCGTGACAACGCCGCCCTGCTGCGGAGCAGCGAGCTCACCCTGCGCTACCGCTGGAGCCACGTCGCCGCCGCCCCGTGCGCGGTCGCGGCGCAGGTGGCGCAGGCCCTGCGGCGGGGCGGCTGGGCAGGCACCCCGACGAGGTGCGGCCCTGCGTGCACACTCGCCGGCGCTTAG